Part of the Posidoniimonas polymericola genome, GTGAGGTACGCGTACCCCTCGGGCAGCAGACCGGTGGGCGAGGCAGGCCACAGGAATCCGTCGCCGGCCGGGCCAGAGGTGAACGTGTAGAACACCTGCTGGGCGGTCGCGGCGGCGGGCAGGGCGGCCGCAGCCGCCAACGCGAAGAGGAGGCGATGCATCGGATGCTCCCAGGTGAGGTTCAGGCGCCGGAACCCGCAGAATCTAAAGGGTCGGCTCGCCGGCTGTCAAGCAACCGAGCGTCGGCGTCGGTTGAGATGGACAAGCGGGCGCCGCCGAACAGGCCGAAGCGACCGAGCTGCGATGAGGCGACCGCAGCAGTGCGATTGGGAGCTAGTCCGCCGCCGAGGCGAATCGGGGCGTTCTTCAATTTCTTTGTAGAAGTCGCCCACCAAGCGCGGTCAAATAGAGGGGTTGCTCTCGAACGACGTGGGAGCGGACCGCCTTGGAACAGCCGACGGTGGGGGGAGTGCTGCGCGCTCACGGGAATGGTCTCGCAGGGCGTCGCCCTCTGGCCGCCGCCGGGGGGGGCCGGCGGAGTCGTGCGTGGGGGTTTTGTCCCGTTTGCTCGATAAATCGGACTATACCCGCTGAGCCCATTTGTGGCGGGCACGGCGTTTGAGGCTGCTATAGCAGGGGGAAACGGCGTTAATGGATCAGGGGAGAACTGTGGCCCGGAGAGCGGTGGGGGACAAAACCCCTTCGGGCGGCGCCCGCCGGGGCGTGGCTCGCCGGCTGTCGGACGCTACTTCGACCGCCAGAATGACGGCATCCCCAGTACCAGCACGGGGAACAGCTCGAGCCGGCCGAGCATCATCAGCAGCACGAACAGCAGCTTGGCGAACGAGCTGAACGCCGAGTAGTTCTGCGTGGCGCCCACCGTGCCGAGCCCCGGGCCGATGTTGTTGAGCGTCGCGGCGACCGCGCTGGCCGAGTCGATGAGCTTGTTCTGCAGCGGTTGGTTGTGCTCGGTCCACGTGGCGTCCGGCTCGAGGCCGACCAGCAGGATCCAGCTGAACATGAACAGGAAAGTGACCAGTCCGAAGTACAGCAGGATCGCGCGGCGGAGCTCGGGGTCGGGGATCGGCACGCCGCCCAGCCGCAGGTGCCGCACGACGTTCGGGTGGAACGAGTGCTCGATCTCCAGCCGCAGGATCTTGACGAACAGCACGTGGCGGATGACCTTCATGCCGCCGCCGGTGCTGCCCGCGCAGCCGCCGACAAACATCAGCAGGAACAGCATCGCCCGGCCGAACTGGTTCCACTGGTCGAAGTCGTGCGTGCCAAAGCCGGTGGTCGTCAGGATCGACACGAACGTGAACGGCACGTAGCGGGCGGCCGAGATGGCCTCGGACGCATCGGACAGCACGCCCTCGCGGTCGAAGTCCTCGTACAGGTAGACCGAGATCACCCCCAGCAGGAGCGAGCCGCCGAGGATAATCGCCATGTAGCTCCGCCACTCGACGTCGCGGAGCATGATGGCGCCCCGGCCAACGGTCACGAGGTAGATTAGCGTGAAGTTCATGCCGGCGATGATCATGAACACCAGCACCGTGTAGTCGATCGCCGCGCTGTTGAAGTAGCCGAGGCTGGCGTTGTAGGTGCTGAACCCGCCGGTCGCCATGGTGCCGAACGCGTGGCAGATGGCGTCAAACCAGTTCATGCCCTCGATCTTGAGCAGCACCGCCAACACCAGATTAAGCGCGCAGTAGATCGCCGCAAAGGTCCAGGCCGTGTGCTGCATGCGTTCCTGCGAGCCCTCCTTGCTGGGGCCCGGGATCTCGGCCCGCATCAGCGCCTTGCCGGCCGAGCCCTGCCCGAGCACCGCTACGAACAGCACGATGATGCCGAGCCCGCCCAGGAAGTGCGTGCTGCAACGCCAGAACAGGATGCACCGCGGCAGCAGCAGCGGGTCCTCGATGTCGGTCAGCACCGTGGCGCCGGTGGTGCTGAAGCCCGACTGCGACTCGAACAGGCAGTCGGCGACATTCATCAGCCGGCGCTGGCCGGAGTCGTAGTCGGCCCACGCGATCGACGAGTGGCTGAACAGGTAGGGCAGGGCGCCGAGGGCGGTCGCCAGCACCCAGCTCAGCCCCACCACGGCCATCGCCTCGCGGCGGTAGATGCTGACATTGGCGCCACGGCCCAGGTAGCGGAACACGCCGCCGAGCACCACGCACCCGGCGATCGAACCGGCCAGGGCGATCAGCCCCTGCCACTCGATGTGCTCGGCCTGGCCGAACCACGGGAACGCCCAGGGCACGCTGCCGAGCATCGTGGCGCCCATCAGCCAGGAAACCATGCCCAGCAGTCGGAGGACGATTGGGTAATTCATGGGTGCGTCAGTCGCCTCTCTCGAACATCGGCGTCAGCTCCGACGCGTCACGGTCGTGCAGCAGCGCGACGATGGTGTCGCCGGTCCGCAGCTGGTCCTTGGCCCCCGGCACAAACGCGTAGTCGTCCCGCGTGATCGCCGCGATCAGGCACTGCTTGGGCAGGTGCAGCGCGGCGATGATCTCTCTGGTGACCGCGGCGTTTTTTTGCACCTCGATTTCGAGCGCGACAATGTCCCCCTCGCCGAGCGGCGTCCGTGAGACCACCGGCCCGGAGGTCAGGTAGCCCATGATCTGCTTGGCCATCGCCTGGCGGGGGCTGACCGCGAAGTCGATGCCCAGCTTGCCGACCACTTGGGCGTAGTCCGGCCGGCCGACGATCGCCATCGCGCCCTTGGCGCCGAGGTCGCGGGCCTCGACCGCGGCCATAATGTTGTCTTCGTCCTCACCCGTGCAGGCGACGAACACGTCGGTGCTGGCGACCCGCTCCTCCTCAAGCGTCGCGCGGCGGGTGCCGTCGGAGTTGACGACCGTGGTTTCCTCGAGCATGGTCGCCAGGAACTCGCACCGCGTGCGGTCGATCTCCAGCAGCGTCACCGCGAACCGCTGCGACTCCAGGATCCGCGCCAGGTGCAGGCCGGTCTCGCCGCCGCCGACAATCACCACGCCGGTCTTGCCGCCCCGCTCGCCGCAGATGCCGGACTTGACGTCCTCGACGCTCTGCCGGGCTCCGATCACTGTCAGCCGGTCGCCCGGCGAGATCACGTCCTCGGCCGAGGCGATCTTGCTCTCGCCGTCGTGCGTGATCGAGCCTATCAGCACCCCCTTGGGGAGGCCGATCTCTCGCAGCGACTTGCCGACCAGCTTCGCCTTCGGCGCGGCGGTCACCTCGCTGACCTCGATCTCGCCGCGGGCCAGGTTCTCAACCACCACCGACCCGGGGTGGCGGATCGCCCGAGCCAGCTCCATCGCCGAGAGGTGCTCGAGGCTCAGCAGCCGGTCGATGCCGAAGTGACGCTGGTAGTCGAAGGTGCTGAGGTCGCGGAACACCGGGGCGTAGACCCGCGCCACCACGCGGCGTGCGCCCATCGATCGCGCCATACTGGCCGACACCAGGTTCACCTCGTCGTCGCCGGTCACCGCCAGACAGAGATCGACCGAGCTGATGCCGGCCTGGAACAGCACGCTCGACTGCGAGGCGCTGCCCGCCAGGCCTCGGACGTCGAGCGTCTCGTTGATGTGCTTGATCTGCTCGGCGTCGGTGTCGACGACCGTCACGCTGTGGCGCTCGCGGCACAGCATCGCCGCAACGCTGTGGCCGACTGTGCCGGCGCCAAGGATTACAACACGCATGTCTGCCGCTCTGGGGATCTTGAACCGCCCGCCGTGCCGGGCGAGCCTGGCTGTCGGGCGGGGCCGGGCTGTGGGGCCCGGACAAGTTAAGCAGTGAAACAGGCGACGCCAATGCTTGCAAGTCCGGTCCCCCGCGGGGGCCGCACAATTGGGCGGTCTGGGCCAGGCCTGCCGCCGCCGGAAAGCCCCCGTTTTGAGGTCGAACGCACCCAATCGGCGCGCTAGAACGGCGTCCCGCCGGGCGGGAGCCGGTAGACGCTGGGCTGTGGCGCCGGGGCCGCGACGGGAGCGTTCAGCGGGGGGGCGGCCGGAGTCATGGTTG contains:
- a CDS encoding TrkH family potassium uptake protein, which gives rise to MNYPIVLRLLGMVSWLMGATMLGSVPWAFPWFGQAEHIEWQGLIALAGSIAGCVVLGGVFRYLGRGANVSIYRREAMAVVGLSWVLATALGALPYLFSHSSIAWADYDSGQRRLMNVADCLFESQSGFSTTGATVLTDIEDPLLLPRCILFWRCSTHFLGGLGIIVLFVAVLGQGSAGKALMRAEIPGPSKEGSQERMQHTAWTFAAIYCALNLVLAVLLKIEGMNWFDAICHAFGTMATGGFSTYNASLGYFNSAAIDYTVLVFMIIAGMNFTLIYLVTVGRGAIMLRDVEWRSYMAIILGGSLLLGVISVYLYEDFDREGVLSDASEAISAARYVPFTFVSILTTTGFGTHDFDQWNQFGRAMLFLLMFVGGCAGSTGGGMKVIRHVLFVKILRLEIEHSFHPNVVRHLRLGGVPIPDPELRRAILLYFGLVTFLFMFSWILLVGLEPDATWTEHNQPLQNKLIDSASAVAATLNNIGPGLGTVGATQNYSAFSSFAKLLFVLLMMLGRLELFPVLVLGMPSFWRSK
- the trkA gene encoding Trk system potassium transporter TrkA encodes the protein MGAFDLKTGAFRRRQAWPRPPNCAAPAGDRTCKHWRRLFHCLTCPGPTARPRPTARLARHGGRFKIPRAADMRVVILGAGTVGHSVAAMLCRERHSVTVVDTDAEQIKHINETLDVRGLAGSASQSSVLFQAGISSVDLCLAVTGDDEVNLVSASMARSMGARRVVARVYAPVFRDLSTFDYQRHFGIDRLLSLEHLSAMELARAIRHPGSVVVENLARGEIEVSEVTAAPKAKLVGKSLREIGLPKGVLIGSITHDGESKIASAEDVISPGDRLTVIGARQSVEDVKSGICGERGGKTGVVIVGGGETGLHLARILESQRFAVTLLEIDRTRCEFLATMLEETTVVNSDGTRRATLEEERVASTDVFVACTGEDEDNIMAAVEARDLGAKGAMAIVGRPDYAQVVGKLGIDFAVSPRQAMAKQIMGYLTSGPVVSRTPLGEGDIVALEIEVQKNAAVTREIIAALHLPKQCLIAAITRDDYAFVPGAKDQLRTGDTIVALLHDRDASELTPMFERGD